Sequence from the Cydia splendana chromosome 10, ilCydSple1.2, whole genome shotgun sequence genome:
gttcaaaagtgcatggagatgtttcaaccgtaatattaaggcattacggttaacatctatccatgcacttttgaacgccactgtacataTGTTGGGAGATATTCAAAGAGTTCATGAGTAAAGAAATAATTTTACGATATCTAATAAATCTGACTTGAACTTCGATCCGgattttagattatgttttgcGTGCTTGCCAGCGCTGTCTAGTTTTGAATTACTGAATACCTAAGCCCTCATTCGCACGGGCGCTTTTTCAAcacgcgttaaaaaagcgtttgaatgacacaaatggaagCATGTGTATTTGTCCACACgatggcggtggcgctttttagggttccgtacccaaagggtaaaacgggaccctattactaagacttcgctgtccgtccgtctgtccgtctgtcaccaggctgtatctcacgaaccgtgatagctagacagtttaaattttcacagatgatgtatttctgttgccgctataacaacaaatactaaaaacagaataaaataaagatttaaatggggctcccatacaacaaacgtgatttttgaccaaagttaagcaacgtcgggagtggtcagtacttggatgggtgaccgtttttttttttgcattatggtacggaacccttcgtgcgcgataggcttgagtcggtcctgaactaagaactattaagaatgaaatcccatcaaggaccgaaaggaactaaatctttttgcacgctcttaatcggtctttaggtcctttagttcagtgggattcgagagcgcttgactgagtgaaacgtaaaatggacggaacgaaacggttgtcaatgtcgctggcacgagtgtgaacgagatgaaagaacgacgtgacactcctaagcccgaaaatatgaaggaaaaacaaatatatttcgacatatttgatattttttaattatgttaaggtgttttaatttttaatatcgacatatcgtatcgtacaagttgaattgtattcagttaccaaagattggaaagaaaccaatgaaaaatcgactcctattcattcccggctctcaacgaccgaactgaactaaagtaactaaaagaccgaactagttcgtttgaccgattgaccgagagcggagcgctctctgaaGTGACCGAGCCGGCACAAGCctagtgcgcgagtccgactcgcacttgcccggttttatcaagcgttgttggattttcgactttaagcgttggtcgttaaatcgaatttagcgtgtgGACGGATTCAaggtgcgaatgggggctaagcCTCTAATATAAGGATGTAGCTGTTTCTAGTTTCGTCAATTTTCTAGCAAATGTTTTTATAGTGACGCGTTATGAGGATAAAGTGgtgataaataagtttttggcaaaaatttcattttaggtacaagcttttatcgctgactgtactttcctatccacaggcaactaatactcatcgagacaattctaaaaaacctaaacacaattaggttgcattGTTTCATCACCGAGCTCCTATGGCCAGATGGCTATGCCTGTCTCCAtatatcatcagatcagctcgatggtaccataatattgcattgtcacccgatttacataggtatgtacaaattttcagcttcatcggaaaccgggaagtgggtcaaacttaacttgcaagatttgagccgtacaaacatagttacatacttacataggtacattgcaagttaaataagagcttataattaaaaaggcagcttatatttttttcttaaaactaCTGAATACTGTTTTTCGATTAATTAATATCAAAGTTTACTTCTTAGCTAATTCTTCCTCAATGATTTGCAGTCTTCTCTCAAGTAAGGTTTTGTTCAAACGGTGCATACACAGAAAATGTCCATTCAGGAACAAGACAGGAATATCATGTCTATATAACCTCAACCATCTTACATTGCCTTGCTGTGTTATATCAACCTTTTCTATAACTATTCTGTTCCTATAAGGTTCTAGTTCTTCCATAACTATGTCACATAACTGACACGGATCTTTCGTATAAAAGGTTATAACGGGAGGCCTTGTGTCTTGAGATCTGCAAAGAAATTACAAAATCTCAAGAACGGAATcaaacatttaattaataaacagcaaataaatgatttaataaCGTCGTTCgtgatataaatataataaattactaTGTAACGATTGATTCATATTTACACAATTGGAAACATATTTgatcaaaacaattttgtcttaaAGCTaacttttatataaaatacaacCCTGCAAGCCAATGCCTTGCCGTCTTATTTGTAAAAGGCACAAGAGAATACAATATCAATACTAGAAAAACAAACTGATACACGGTTTACGGAAACTTACAATTTTTCGATCATAATAGACGATGCGCCGCCTCCGCCATTGCAAATGGAGGCCACGCCCTTTTCCCCCTTTTTAAGAGCGTGGCATAAGTGTACCACAATACGAGCTCCAGACATGCCAATAGGGTGGCCGAGACTCACAGCTCCTCCATGCACATTAATCTTAGAAGCATCGATATCAAGTATCTTTTTATTCGCAACAGCAACTACACTGAAAGCTTCATTAATCTCCCATAGTGCTACATCCTCCTTCTTAACACCAGTTTTTTCTAATAGTTTAGGGATAGCAACAGCAGGCGCGATAGGGAAGTCGATAGGATCACATTCACCATCCGCAAAGCCAACTACACGAGCTATAGGTGTCACTTTCAATCTCTCCGCTGCCTCCCTAGTCATCAAAACTAGAGCCGCGGCACCATCGTTTAGGGTAGACGCGTTACCAGCGGTAACTGTACCGTTTTCTCTTTGGAAAACTGTTGCCAACTTGTTAAACTTCTCAAAGTTAACTCTTTTATATTCCTCATCTTCCGCGAAAACAACAGGCGCCGCGCCTCTCTTTTGTGGTACGGGGACTGGGACTAATTCATCAGCGAATGCCTTAGCTTCATAAGCGGCAGCACTCTTCTTATAACTTGAAATAGCGTAGTCATCTTGATCTTGCCTTGAAATGTTCATTTTCTTGGCAGTATTTTCTGCACAGTTGCCCATATGGAATTTGTTGTATACATCAGTGAGACCGTCATGGACAATACCGTCGACTAGCTGCATTCCACCATATGAGGTTTCTCCTCGCTTCAAGTAGAAAGGTACATTTGACATAGATTCCATGCCTCCGGCGAGCATGACATCCTGGGCTCCTGTTTGGAGGCCTTGGGCTGCTAGCATGATGGATTTCATACCAGAGGAGCATACTTTGTTGACGGTGGTGCAGATTGTGCTCTTAGGCAGACCGGCGAAGATGACAGCTTGCCGGGCGGGTGCCTGTCCGAGGTTGGCGGAGCAAACATTACCGATGTATACCTGAAACAGAAATTATTCATTTTAAGCCTTTATATGGCAGTGGGAATATATTACTCGTACTTGCAAATGACTTTGAACTTTATTCCAAAGTGGTAGGgttcaattttaaataaattcttTACACGACTACGGGAAGTGTCATGACGTGTTCCACCGTAACGTCTAGACCACCAAGCCATTTTGTTGAATCAGCTGTAAATCGATTCGTTTTTTATGACGCAGATGACATAGATAGGCTATACCATTTTTAACCGAGTTTTTAACAGCATAATGTAAGGCAGGTCTCAGCTTATTTGAATTGAATTAGCATAAGGTAGCTAGGTATattaattaatcaaattataatattaatttcataacCTGCACAATTTTAGgaatacatacataggtaattgGAAGCATTTATGTTAATCAGTTGAGATTATTGAACCGCAGATTACTGAAAGTTATtcaaaaacattatttattaataggattttctttaaaaaaatgacagttaattaatatattattgcattgtTTGTCAGTAATTCACACTCtggatttgttttgtttttataaacaaACAATGAACTTGGTTTTTACAAAGTAACATGGTAAAACAATTTAATTCATATTTATGTACTTGGTATGCCCAAGTGACATTAATTCAGTCTGGGGTTTTCTGGATTCATTCTAGTTTGGACACTTTTTTAGCAGGCAAACAAGCAGACGAATCACCTGATAGTAAGCAATTATCGTCGCATCGCCGTGTCGGTTCATGGACACCTACAACATCAGAGGGAATACAAGTGTGTTGTAGGCGTTTACgatgatttattttaaaaaatatacacattTTTCCTGTTGGAAATATGGCCAAAATATAtgtattgttaagtaaaagtgggatcattaattattttttgattatGGTAAGCTTGTTATATAACACTTAGCTGTGAAATATAATGTTTACAAGACATACAAGACTTACGAGTGgctaaaaatgaaaaatgttgggatgtaatttaaattcattagATGCAAATATGTTTTATTCCGTGCATCActttatttgaatttattattGCCAATCATCCCCATTTATgataatacatataattaatatataattacattaattacgtGATTATCATTTATTATGCAATTGGCTTTTTCTTAATAACAGATTTGAATAGTCTCTAAGCTGCTTAGCATTTTATACAATTCCTCAAGAATGACTTTTTGCCATTGCCTGTAACTTTTGACTGTATGTTTCCTAAGTTTGAATAGGATGTTTGTATGTTCAAAGTTCAACTtgataggggctgtccataaattacgtcatcgatttttggcgatttttgaccccccccccataatcatccaaaaatcatgcttcaaatgaccccatttcctcctacttcatgctaccgtcatccgatgtccagacccccccccctaatttgaaatgacgtaatttatgaatagccccatataaAAGGTGGGAACAGTTCTAACTAAGACAATGGAATAGTACcatatggtttttttttacattaattagATTAATTAGCCTTAGCAAATGCAAGAGAAGTTATATATGATAGATAAATAGGGAAAATCTTACACAAACcgacctagtcccacggtaagatcaataaggcttgtgttgtgggtactagacaatgatgtataatatatagataggtatcgtaataaatacttatatacataggaaACATTCATAATTCAGGAACACATATCTGtgataaacacaaataaatgcccttaccgggatttgaacccgagACCTGCTGCTTTATAATATCTAGCTCTAGATTTCAAGCTTAATCTCACCTTATTGCAGGACTATACTAAACCAATTTACCTTAACTA
This genomic interval carries:
- the LOC134794411 gene encoding acetyl-CoA acetyltransferase, mitochondrial isoform X1, translated to MLILKGSSLISVKICAPRKFLQAMAAYSSKVSLNEVVIASAVRTPIGSFRGSLASLSASELGAVAVKSAIERAGIPKEEVKEVYIGNVCSANLGQAPARQAVIFAGLPKSTICTTVNKVCSSGMKSIMLAAQGLQTGAQDVMLAGGMESMSNVPFYLKRGETSYGGMQLVDGIVHDGLTDVYNKFHMGNCAENTAKKMNISRQDQDDYAISSYKKSAAAYEAKAFADELVPVPVPQKRGAAPVVFAEDEEYKRVNFEKFNKLATVFQRENGTVTAGNASTLNDGAAALVLMTREAAERLKVTPIARVVGFADGECDPIDFPIAPAVAIPKLLEKTGVKKEDVALWEINEAFSVVAVANKKILDIDASKINVHGGAVSLGHPIGMSGARIVVHLCHALKKGEKGVASICNGGGGASSIMIEKLSQDTRPPVITFYTKDPCQLCDIVMEELEPYRNRIVIEKVDITQQGNVRWLRLYRHDIPVLFLNGHFLCMHRLNKTLLERRLQIIEEELAKK
- the LOC134794411 gene encoding acetyl-CoA acetyltransferase, mitochondrial isoform X3 is translated as MLILKGSSLISVKICAPRKFLQAMAAYSSKVSLNEVVIASAVRTPIGSFRGSLASLSASELGAVAVKSAIERAGIPKEEVKEVYIGNVCSANLGQAPARQAVIFAGLPKSTICTTVNKVCSSGMKSIMLAAQGLQTGAQDVMLAGGMESMSNVPFYLKRGETSYGGMQLVDGIVHDGLTDVYNKFHMGNCAENTAKKMNISRQDQDDYAISSYKKSAAAYEAKAFADELVPVPVPQKRGAAPVVFAEDEEYKRVNFEKFNKLATVFQRENGTVTAGNASTLNDGAAALVLMTREAAERLKVTPIARVVGFADGECDPIDFPIAPAVAIPKLLEKTGVKKEDVALWEINEAFSVVAVANKKILDIDASKINVHGGAVSLGHPIGMSGARIVVHLCHALKKGEKGVASICNGGGGASSIMIEKL
- the LOC134794411 gene encoding acetyl-CoA acetyltransferase, mitochondrial isoform X2, which translates into the protein MAAYSSKVSLNEVVIASAVRTPIGSFRGSLASLSASELGAVAVKSAIERAGIPKEEVKEVYIGNVCSANLGQAPARQAVIFAGLPKSTICTTVNKVCSSGMKSIMLAAQGLQTGAQDVMLAGGMESMSNVPFYLKRGETSYGGMQLVDGIVHDGLTDVYNKFHMGNCAENTAKKMNISRQDQDDYAISSYKKSAAAYEAKAFADELVPVPVPQKRGAAPVVFAEDEEYKRVNFEKFNKLATVFQRENGTVTAGNASTLNDGAAALVLMTREAAERLKVTPIARVVGFADGECDPIDFPIAPAVAIPKLLEKTGVKKEDVALWEINEAFSVVAVANKKILDIDASKINVHGGAVSLGHPIGMSGARIVVHLCHALKKGEKGVASICNGGGGASSIMIEKLSQDTRPPVITFYTKDPCQLCDIVMEELEPYRNRIVIEKVDITQQGNVRWLRLYRHDIPVLFLNGHFLCMHRLNKTLLERRLQIIEEELAKK